In Oryzias latipes chromosome 15, ASM223467v1, the following proteins share a genomic window:
- the LOC110016508 gene encoding melanocortin receptor 5-like: MAPINKVLPTILWFVNVTESPARNDTTPVKVASVIHWLTFSIGLPAIGLAIYILKNFSKGQIKVPMQAKFLLVSDIISFFGRPSINVSTQDSTLCSSGATEFIFYFSVTSNITMMFLIAQEHHLLVTCRPFRDCCGRVRQSRVVVLLTWASPFAILALAMLNYQIWFAVALLAPFPFLLFFTMDAWRSLNCLSRPSTEKRRATWGISVILINYTFLYSPFIISILLAALSLNEPVCYLGLVSHLLLYLSPLVDPFIYIFMNKGLKEVLKALPCCQYFHKRQKMRPTVPTVTETVLMQTKL; this comes from the exons ATGGCTCCAATTAACAAAGTATTGCCGACTATCCTCTGGTTTGTCAATGTCACTGAAAGCCCTGCCAGGAACGACACCACACCTGTAAAAGTAGCCAGTGTCATCCACTGGCTGACTTTCAGCATCGGACTGCCAGCCATCGGGTTGGCCATTTATATCCTGAAAAATTTCTCCAAAG GTCAAATTAAAGTTCCCATGCAGGCCAAGTTTCTTTTGGTGTCCGACATCATCAGTTTCTTTGGTCGTCCCAGCATAAATGTTAGCACTCAGGACAGCACACTTTGCTCCTCTGGTGCCACTGAATTCATCTTCTACTTCAGCGTCACTTCCAACATTACCATGATGTTTTTAATAGCCCAGGAGCACCACCTGCTGGTCACCTGCAGGCCGTTCCGTGACTGCTGTGGCCGTGTCAGGCAGTCTCGTGTGGTTGTGTTGTTGACATGGGCTTCTCCATTTGCCATCTTGGCCCTCGCCATGCTGAATTACCAAATCTGGTTTGCTGTGGCTCTGCTCGCCCCTTTTcccttcctcctctttttcACAATGGATGCTTGGAGGTCCCTGAACTGCCTCAGCCGCCCCAGCACAGAGAAGAGGAGAGCCACATGGGGGATTAGTGTGATCCTGATCAACTACACCTTCCTCTACTCTCCCTTTATCATCAGCATCCTCCTGGCAGCTCTCTCCCTTAATGAACCTGTCTGCTATCTTGGACTTGTGTCTCACTTGTTGCTCTATCTCAGCCCTCTGGTGGAcccatttatttatatattcatgaACAAAGGGCTGAAAGAGGTGCTGAAGGCACTGCCTTGCTGCCAATACTTTCACAAGAGGCAGAAAATGAGACCCACTGTCCCCACTGTGACAGAAACTGTGCTCATGCAGACAAAGCTTTGA